One Synechococcus elongatus PCC 11801 genomic window carries:
- a CDS encoding addiction module protein: protein MGKSMLTLEQLISEATALPDSDKEILLDKILESISGTVDYDALRQGVKLAQDRLAEIDNGTVQTISGEAALAQIRQMFAQ, encoded by the coding sequence ATGGGTAAGTCAATGTTGACCCTAGAGCAACTGATTTCAGAAGCCACTGCGCTACCTGATTCCGACAAGGAAATCCTGCTAGATAAGATTCTCGAAAGCATCTCAGGAACCGTTGACTACGATGCCTTGCGTCAGGGTGTGAAGCTCGCACAAGATCGTCTGGCTGAAATCGATAACGGAACGGTTCAAACCATTTCGGGCGAAGCAGCTCTGGCGCAAATTCGGCAAATGTTTGCTCAATGA
- a CDS encoding class I SAM-dependent DNA methyltransferase codes for MNAVEIEEAISQLAEAPFDPEEFPFAFLEAFGEKSTTIKRLKQGATNASDLEGVLQRNKIHIKVCPQGEVTATLTALRESRATAKHKVKFILATDGQSFEAENLIEGETVACEYAAFSDHFGFFLPLAGITTVRQIRENAFDIKATSRLNRLYVELLKENPDWDTAEKREAFNHFMARLIFCFFAEDTNIFPVEGMFTSTVATMSAGDSSNTHEVLAEVFRSMATPLKKRSEAKIRKWADQFPYVNGGLFSGSDEVPRFSKIARSYLLHVGSLDWTKINPDIFGSMIQAVADEDERGALGMHYTSVPNILKVLNPLFLDDLREQLEAAGDNSRKLLNLRQRITKIRVFDPACGSGNFLVIAYKEMRAIEAEINKRRGEADRQSDIPLTNFRGIEIRHFATEIARLALIIAEYQCDVLYRGPRLALAEFLPLKAENWIICGNALRLDWLSVCPPEGTGVKLVAEDLFSTPLDQAEIDFENAGGETYICGNPPYLGSQWRNQSQQQDMDLVFSYETKSYKDLDYVAAWYLKAAEYCSKHNADCALVATKTICQGIQVAMLWPLILKRGLSISFAYRPFTWGNLAKDKAGVTCVIVGLSKRFRKPKRIFEDDAIKEAHNIGPYLIDMPDLIVTKQSYRFDDLPRMDYGNKPSDGGNLIIEDTIQTKHLLSMYPELSQIIRQYVGSREFVNSRVRHCFWMNDKDVEIISKVPELSQRIEQVRLIRSTSKGKQSQSHASTPHRFVYTPHQEGIALIVPRVTSENRPYLPCGFVDERTIVADTAAVVYQAPIWTLAVVASRLHQQWISTVCVRLRTDYRYSNTLGWNTFPVPKFTEKNRSDLTHCAEEILLAREHYFPATIADMYDPDRMDSEFPLVRAAHDRNDEVLERIYIGRRFKNDTERLEKLFEMYTKMTR; via the coding sequence TTCCTAGAAGCTTTCGGAGAAAAGAGCACAACGATCAAGCGGCTCAAGCAGGGTGCCACCAATGCATCAGATCTTGAAGGTGTTCTGCAACGCAACAAAATCCATATCAAGGTTTGCCCGCAGGGAGAAGTAACAGCAACGCTCACTGCCCTAAGAGAGAGCCGAGCCACAGCGAAGCACAAGGTCAAGTTCATCCTCGCGACCGATGGACAGAGCTTCGAGGCCGAGAACCTGATCGAAGGTGAAACGGTTGCTTGCGAATATGCAGCCTTCTCAGATCACTTTGGTTTCTTTCTGCCCCTAGCGGGAATCACCACTGTTCGGCAGATTCGTGAGAATGCTTTTGATATCAAGGCAACGAGTCGGCTCAATCGCCTTTATGTTGAGCTGCTGAAGGAGAATCCAGACTGGGATACCGCAGAAAAGCGCGAAGCCTTTAATCATTTCATGGCGCGGTTGATCTTCTGTTTCTTTGCAGAAGACACCAACATCTTCCCAGTCGAGGGAATGTTTACCTCGACTGTGGCAACGATGTCAGCGGGAGATTCTTCCAATACCCATGAAGTGCTAGCTGAGGTCTTTCGATCGATGGCTACGCCATTAAAGAAGCGATCAGAGGCCAAGATTCGCAAGTGGGCAGATCAGTTCCCCTATGTGAATGGGGGGCTGTTCTCAGGCAGTGATGAAGTCCCTCGCTTCAGTAAAATTGCCCGATCGTATTTGCTGCATGTAGGCAGTCTGGACTGGACAAAAATCAATCCCGATATTTTCGGGTCAATGATTCAGGCGGTTGCAGATGAGGATGAGCGCGGTGCACTGGGAATGCACTACACCAGTGTCCCCAATATTCTCAAGGTACTGAATCCCCTGTTCTTAGATGATTTGAGGGAGCAGTTAGAGGCAGCAGGGGATAACTCGCGCAAGTTGCTGAATTTACGGCAGCGAATCACAAAGATTCGAGTTTTTGATCCAGCCTGCGGTTCAGGTAATTTTCTGGTGATTGCCTATAAGGAGATGCGGGCGATCGAGGCAGAAATCAATAAGCGTCGAGGGGAAGCAGATCGCCAGTCAGACATTCCTCTGACAAATTTTCGAGGCATTGAAATTCGGCATTTTGCGACAGAGATTGCGCGGCTAGCGTTGATTATTGCGGAGTATCAGTGTGATGTTCTCTATCGTGGACCAAGGCTAGCGTTGGCAGAGTTTTTGCCGTTGAAGGCAGAGAACTGGATTATCTGTGGCAATGCATTGCGGTTGGACTGGCTTAGTGTATGCCCGCCAGAAGGAACGGGGGTAAAGCTTGTTGCAGAGGATCTATTTAGTACTCCTTTAGATCAAGCAGAGATTGATTTTGAGAATGCAGGAGGAGAAACCTATATTTGTGGAAATCCGCCTTATCTTGGGAGTCAATGGCGTAACCAGTCTCAACAACAAGACATGGATCTTGTTTTCTCGTACGAGACCAAAAGTTATAAAGACTTAGACTATGTAGCAGCATGGTATCTAAAAGCTGCTGAATACTGTTCAAAACATAATGCTGACTGTGCTTTAGTTGCAACTAAAACCATTTGTCAAGGGATTCAAGTAGCCATGCTTTGGCCACTTATTCTAAAAAGAGGGCTATCTATTTCTTTTGCATATAGACCGTTTACATGGGGTAATTTAGCTAAAGACAAAGCTGGTGTTACCTGTGTTATTGTCGGACTTTCAAAAAGATTTAGAAAGCCAAAAAGAATTTTTGAAGACGATGCTATCAAGGAGGCTCACAATATTGGTCCATACCTTATTGATATGCCAGATTTAATAGTAACTAAACAATCATATCGCTTTGATGACTTGCCAAGAATGGATTATGGCAATAAACCATCAGATGGTGGAAATCTAATTATAGAAGATACTATACAAACCAAACATTTGCTATCTATGTATCCGGAGCTTTCCCAAATCATTCGTCAATATGTTGGCTCCCGTGAATTTGTAAATTCGAGAGTGCGTCATTGTTTTTGGATGAATGATAAAGATGTAGAGATAATCAGTAAGGTCCCTGAACTGAGTCAGAGAATTGAACAAGTTCGATTAATACGTAGCACAAGCAAAGGGAAACAATCTCAAAGCCACGCTAGTACACCTCATAGATTTGTCTATACACCTCATCAAGAGGGAATTGCTCTTATTGTCCCTCGTGTAACATCTGAGAATAGACCATATTTGCCATGTGGATTTGTCGATGAAAGAACGATTGTTGCGGACACAGCGGCTGTAGTTTATCAGGCCCCAATTTGGACTCTTGCTGTAGTTGCCAGTCGTTTGCATCAACAGTGGATTTCTACAGTTTGCGTTAGACTTCGGACTGATTATCGTTATTCTAATACTCTTGGTTGGAATACATTCCCAGTTCCTAAATTCACTGAGAAAAACAGATCTGATCTTACTCATTGCGCAGAAGAAATTTTGCTAGCAAGAGAGCACTATTTCCCTGCCACGATCGCAGACATGTATGACCCTGATCGCATGGATAGTGAGTTTCCTTTAGTGCGTGCTGCCCACGATCGTAATGACGAAGTGCTAGAGCGAATCTATATTGGTCGCCGCTTTAAGAACGATACAGAGCGACTGGAAAAACTGTTTGAGATGTACACCAAGATGACTCGCTAA